One part of the bacterium genome encodes these proteins:
- a CDS encoding V-type ATP synthase subunit F: MYKILAIMESKAIDGFMLTGIEVVNTKSRKESEQLLSENLGKGKYGIIIIEEDLYEDLSLSLKKVIEKGDLPVVIPLPLNMEWREKDHLFKSNYISQLLRKTIGYEIKIN, encoded by the coding sequence TTGTATAAGATATTAGCAATTATGGAAAGTAAAGCTATCGATGGGTTTATGCTTACGGGTATAGAAGTAGTAAATACTAAGTCAAGGAAAGAATCAGAACAACTTCTCTCGGAAAATTTGGGAAAGGGCAAGTATGGAATTATCATCATTGAAGAGGATTTGTATGAAGACCTTAGTCTTTCCTTAAAGAAGGTGATCGAGAAAGGCGATCTTCCGGTTGTCATTCCTTTGCCTTTAAATATGGAATGGAGAGAAAAAGACCATCTTTTTAAGAGTAATTATATCTCTCAGTTATTAAGAAAGACTATTGGATATGAAATAAAGATTAATTAA
- a CDS encoding V-type ATP synthase subunit A, with product MKKEISGVIAKVSGPAVIAKNMIGCKMYDVVEVGKLKLIGEVIRLDQDIAFIQVYEDTTGLNVGEVVCSTNDPLCVELGPGLLGGIFDGLQRPLSEIEAITGSFIARGVRVHNLSRDRKWHFIPNVSPGDPVEAGDILGEVQEKENISHKILVPPGISGKIKKIEEGEYFLEEEVAWLENEVGLKMYQRWPVRVPRPIKKRLSIERPFITGQRILDYLFPVAEGGTACIPGGFGTGKTVTEQTLAKYSEADVIVYVGCGERGNEMADVLHEFPQLDDPKGKGKLMDRTILIANVSNMPVAAREASIYTGITLAEYYRDMGYKVALMADSTSRWAEALREISSRLEELPGEEGFPTYLAARLSGFFERSGRVICSGSDKRIGSLTVIGAVSPAGGDFSEPVTQSALRITGSFWALDTALAYRRHFPSINWHRSYSLYFTLIKNWLNKQVNPNWEKNRERVMKLLQEEVSLQETVQLIGPENLKDEEKLTLETCKIIRDSFLAQNAMDPVDATTSLEKQFLILDNMLFFYDKTMEILKKGGIFQDILDLPIREDISRQRTIPESEFLKKAEEIRKEINTQLENIIKK from the coding sequence ATGAAAAAAGAGATCAGCGGTGTTATTGCTAAAGTTTCTGGTCCCGCAGTAATTGCCAAAAATATGATTGGTTGCAAGATGTATGATGTGGTGGAAGTAGGAAAGTTAAAGTTAATTGGAGAGGTTATTAGGTTAGATCAAGATATAGCTTTTATTCAAGTGTATGAAGATACGACCGGACTAAATGTAGGGGAAGTGGTGTGTTCTACTAATGATCCACTATGCGTGGAATTAGGCCCTGGTCTCTTAGGAGGTATCTTTGATGGTTTACAAAGACCATTAAGTGAAATAGAAGCGATTACTGGAAGTTTTATTGCTCGAGGAGTAAGAGTCCATAATCTTTCTCGAGATCGTAAATGGCATTTTATTCCTAATGTTAGTCCTGGAGATCCCGTAGAAGCTGGGGATATATTAGGTGAAGTTCAAGAAAAAGAAAATATCTCTCATAAGATATTAGTTCCCCCAGGTATTTCTGGAAAAATAAAAAAGATCGAGGAAGGTGAATATTTCTTAGAAGAAGAAGTAGCCTGGTTAGAAAATGAAGTTGGTTTAAAGATGTATCAAAGATGGCCGGTAAGAGTCCCCAGGCCAATTAAGAAAAGATTAAGCATTGAAAGACCTTTTATTACGGGACAACGAATACTTGATTACTTGTTTCCAGTAGCCGAAGGGGGCACGGCTTGTATTCCAGGAGGTTTTGGAACAGGAAAGACAGTGACGGAACAAACTTTAGCTAAGTACTCAGAAGCTGATGTTATTGTCTACGTAGGCTGTGGGGAACGGGGAAATGAAATGGCTGATGTTCTTCATGAATTTCCTCAACTTGATGATCCTAAAGGAAAAGGTAAATTAATGGATCGAACCATCTTGATTGCTAATGTTTCCAATATGCCGGTAGCAGCGAGAGAAGCTTCTATTTATACAGGAATAACTTTGGCTGAATATTACCGAGATATGGGGTATAAAGTAGCTTTAATGGCTGATTCTACTTCGCGCTGGGCTGAGGCTTTAAGAGAAATATCCTCTCGCTTAGAAGAATTACCCGGAGAAGAAGGATTTCCTACTTATCTGGCAGCCCGACTTTCTGGATTTTTTGAACGTTCTGGAAGGGTTATTTGTTCAGGCTCTGACAAGAGAATTGGTTCTCTTACCGTTATTGGAGCTGTTTCTCCGGCCGGAGGTGATTTTTCAGAACCAGTTACCCAAAGCGCTCTAAGAATTACTGGATCTTTTTGGGCATTAGATACTGCTTTAGCTTATCGAAGGCATTTTCCTTCTATCAACTGGCATCGAAGTTATAGCTTATATTTTACCCTTATTAAGAACTGGCTTAATAAGCAGGTAAATCCAAACTGGGAGAAAAATAGAGAAAGAGTTATGAAGCTTCTCCAAGAAGAAGTTTCGCTTCAGGAAACAGTCCAGTTGATAGGTCCAGAAAACTTAAAGGATGAAGAAAAATTAACCTTGGAAACCTGCAAAATAATCAGGGATAGTTTTTTAGCCCAAAATGCTATGGATCCAGTTGATGCGACTACTTCTTTAGAAAAACAATTCTTGATCTTAGATAATATGTTATTTTTTTATGATAAGACTATGGAGATTCTTAAAAAGGGAGGAATATTCCAGGATATCTTAGATTTACCCATCAGAGAAGATATTTCTCGACAAAGAACTATACCAGAAAGTGAATTTTTGAAAAAAGCAGAAGAGATTAGGAAAGAAATTAACACTCAATTAGAAAACATTATTAAAAAATAA